In one window of Helianthus annuus cultivar XRQ/B chromosome 17, HanXRQr2.0-SUNRISE, whole genome shotgun sequence DNA:
- the LOC110920677 gene encoding uncharacterized protein LOC110920677, with product MSSSAVETESPDLVCELDNVQGMVDALTSVRWKRHQDAVLELSEHGIVLIVEDTGCLQAKVYLQRELFVRYEYSAHGRPRFGVSLGLFVDCLNTFCIPGHSGPIEFQYPGPDMQLLLKSTDSLSSCTYAEIRTRIPDTISWDYNFEPAGSTPISFTVKSSALKEAIDDLEWPGSSIQITLQPTPPSVTFKGEGHGDLQIDFMYYANMDLLTAFNCDQVVSHRYKYKFLRATTSNIPSSVIKDNRGSKLTIGRGGMLKVQHLVSVAKPSNSHQHIDSVGQPPSRIAYIEFFVKPQVDEENAYDS from the exons ATGAGTTCATCGGCGGTAGAGACAGAGTCACCGGATCTGGTTTGCGAGCTCGATAATGTTCAAGGCATGGTCGACGCTCTCACCTCAGTTCGATGGAAACGCCATCAG GATGCAGTTTTGGAATTAAGTGAGCATGGAATCGTTTTGATCGTTGAGGATACTGGTTGTCTTCAAGCAAAGGTTTATCTACAACGAGAG CTTTTTGTTCGATATGAGTATAGTGCACATGGGCGACCTAGATTTGGAGTAAGTTTGGGACTGTTTGTGGATTGCCTCAACACATTCTGTATTCCTGGACATTCTGGCCCAATCGAGTTCCAGTATCCCGGCCCGGATATGCAGCTTCTTCTCAA ATCTACTGATTCATTAAGTAGTTGTACTTATGCGGAGATCAGAACTAGGATCCCCGACACTATTTCATGGGACTACAATTTTGAACCTGCAGGAAGCACCCCCATCAGTTTTACCGTTAAG tcaTCAGCCTTAAAAGAAGCTATTGATGATCTTGAATGGCCAGGATCAAGCATCCAAATAACCCTGCAACCAACTCCTCCATCCGTTACTTTTAAAGGGGAAGGCCATGGGGACTTGCAGATCGACTTCATGTATTATGCAAACATGGATCTCCTAACCGCGTTTAACTGTGATCAAGTTGTTTCTCACAG GTACAAGTACAAGTTTCTTCGTGCAACAACTTCCAACATACCGAGCAGTGTTATCAAAGACAACAGAGGAAGCAAACTGACAATTGGGAGAGGCGGGATGTTAAAAGTTCAACATCTTGTGTCGGTTGCAAAGCCGTCTAATTCTCACCAGCATATTGATTCTGTTGGCCAGCCGCCCAGCCGCATTGCTTACATTGAGTTCTTCGTGAAGCCACAAGTAGATGAAGAAAACGCGTATGATTCGTAG
- the LOC110920676 gene encoding E3 ubiquitin-protein ligase RNF14 isoform X1 has product MKRGGRRGKSHQKNTDENWRLKPAYDHQQIQSGPGSSTQPSTSSASTNPRWVSTYVKKHDLGSFNFDQNQEDKEIAEKDEKKVELSGEFDGNKDDVAEEEEEDEGDVVKRLEKLRLFGEEPDLSEELIRQNDQLQEDEVLAMESIYGENMFILDNHNGLRSFQIHIHIETPEELTISTKLNSSTDTNNSEGFSYSFEVKYTPPIILTCVLPKSYPTHLPPYFTISVQWLDTSKISSLCSMLDSIWNEQQGQEVIYSWAEWLHSSAISFLGFDKEIVLGPYGVKHQGDPRALSGCVSPDVDVPSLKSYNEEQRLENFLKTLQECCICFGEFAGAEFIRLPCQHFFCEKCMKTYTDVHIQDGTVNKLSCPIPKCGGVIPPGLLKRLLGDEDFEKWESLTLQKTLESMSDVVYCPRCETPCIEDEDQDAQCSKCFFSFCTLCREKRHVGIMCLTPEMKLSILQARQSSTQMKDKQRQREQEMIHELLSVREILRDAKQCPSCKMAISKTEGCNKMVCQNCGKYFCYRCNKVIDGYDHFRDGACELFPQEDIRNWEERMNHRQVLGQVQVQLFGDHGHTCPQCGQINVKVGNNNHIFCWACQSHYCYLCRKIVRRGSQHFGPKGCKQHTVG; this is encoded by the exons ATGAAAAGAGGCGGCAGAAGAGGAaaatcacaccaaaaaaacaccgACGAAAACTGGAGATTGAAACCTGCTTATGATCATCAACAAATTCAATCCGGTCCTGGATCTTCAACGCAGCCTTCCACATCTTCAGCCTCTACAAATCCCAGGTGGGTGTCAACATATGTCAAGAAACATGATCTGGGTTCATTCAATTTTGACCAGAATCAAGAGGATAAAGAAATAGCAGAAAAGGATGAGAAGAAGGTGGAATTGAGTGGGGAATTTGATGGAAATAAGGATGATgttgctgaagaagaagaagaagatgagggTGATGTTGTGAAAAGATTAGAAAAGTTGAGGTTGTTTGGTGAAGAACCGGATTTGTCGGAGGAGTTAATTAGACAAAATGATCAGTTGCAAGAGGATGAG GTATTGGCTATGGAATCCATTTACGGAGAGAACATGTTTATTCTTGACAACCATAATGGACTGCGATCTTTTCAG ATTCATATCCACATTGAAACTCCTGAAGAACTAACCATCTCGACAAAGCTAAATTCCTCTACGGATACCAATAATTCAGAAGGTTTTTCATACTCCTTTGAAGTCAAATATACCCCACCGATAATTTTGACTTGTGTGTTACCCAAATCATACCCAACGCATCTCCCTCCGTATTTTACAATCTCTGTACAATGGCTGGATACTTCAAAAATTTCAAGTTTGTGTTCAATGTTGGATTCGATATGGAATGAACAACAGGGGCAAGAAGTTATATACTCGTGGGCTGAATGGTTGCATAGTTCTGCTATTTCTTTTCTTGGATTTGATAAAGAAATAGTTCTTGGCCCGTACGGTGTGAAACACCAAGGGGACCCGCGTGCACTTTCGGGATGTGTCTCCCCTGATGTTGATGTTCCGTCGTTGAAGAGTTATAATGAAGAACAGCGGCTTGAAAATTTTCTCAAGACCTTGCAAGAATGTTGCATCTGCTTTGGTGAATTTGCAG GTGCTGAATTTATAAGATTGCCATGTCAGCATTTCTTCTGTGAGAAATGCATGAAAACCTACACAGATGTTCATATACAAGACGGTACCGTGAATAAGCTTTCTTGCCCCATTCCAAAATGCGGGGGCGTGATTCCACCCGGTCTTTTGAAGCGATTACTTGGCGACGAAGATTTTGAAAAATGGGAATCACTTACATTACAAAAGACACTCGAGTCAATGTCCGATGTGGTCTATTGTCCAAGATGTGAAACACCGTGCATAGAAGATGAAGACCAAGATGCTCAATGCTCGAAATGCTTCTTTAGTTTTTGCACACTTTGCAGGGAAAAACGCCATGTTGGCATCATGTGTCTTACACCAGAAATGAAGCTCAGTATACTGCAG GCGAGACAATCGTCAACTCAAATGAAAGATAAACAAAGGCAACGTGAACAAGAAATGATACATGAGCTTCTTAGTGTGAGAGAGATCCTTCGTGATGCAAAACAATGCCCCTCTTGTAAAATGGCCATTTCTAAAACCGAAGGTTGTAATAAAATGGTCTGTCAAAATTGTGGCAAGTACTTTTGCTATCGTTGTAACAAGGTCATAGACGGATATGATCATTTCAG GGATGGAGCTTGTGAACTTTTTCCACAAGAAGATATTCGAAACTGGGAGGAACGGATGAACCATCGACAAGTATTAGGCCAGGTTCAAGTTCAGCTGTTTGGTGATCATGGTCATACATGCCCTCAATGTGGTCAAATCAATGTGAAG GTTGGGAACAACAATCACATATTTTGCTGGGCTTGTCAAAGCCACTACTGTTACTTGTGTAGAAAGATTGTTAGGCGCGGCTCACAACACTTTGGTCCAAAAGGTTGCAAACAACACACAGTCGGATAG